The following proteins are encoded in a genomic region of Dyadobacter sp. UC 10:
- a CDS encoding cytochrome-c peroxidase, whose amino-acid sequence MKPIYKLVIFALPVLLSGCLQQKSPVEAVSEKFVTDLNTLISRNEDFLGHARNNSDQKGLQEEFLRLRLQYKKVEAFAEYFAPTTVKQVNGAPLDEVEDEENAVFEPGGLQVIEELIYSEEKPDKAELVRHVRKMQVNIKRIKMLWADIRITDSHVLDALRLELFRLITLGISGFDTPASGNALEESEVVLSSLREYLSAYDQLMPEYQALDKEIEQAIAFEEKGKSFNEFDRATFIADHINPLCIKLHQNQKLSKIPFINDRKLLKGSVATLFDKGAYDPEALVGNPRFKSTADRVALGQKLFYDVRLSGNGKSSCGSCHAPALAYTDGFKTSKGFSGAEISRNAPTIKYAALQQAMFYDLRSPSLEDQASDVIHNTAEMHGSLDKITQMITSDQEYDQLFKKAYPEIDAVQPVYVQNALASFVRSLSPFDSPFDQYMRGNKLALTDSQVAGFNLFMGKARCGTCHFVPLFNGTVPPDYQRTESEVLGATRDADWKHPVMDADKGRGAYNRFPQWQHAFKTSSLRNIAKTAPFMHNGALATLQEVMEFYNEGGGAGLGLEVPNQTLAPDKLQLTQTEIQHVVDFMESLTDTSL is encoded by the coding sequence ATGAAACCAATTTATAAGCTTGTCATTTTTGCATTGCCAGTACTTTTAAGCGGTTGTTTACAGCAAAAAAGTCCTGTCGAAGCTGTCTCTGAAAAGTTTGTCACGGATCTCAATACACTCATTAGCAGAAATGAAGATTTCCTCGGCCACGCGCGTAACAATTCAGATCAAAAGGGATTACAGGAAGAGTTTCTGCGGCTTCGTTTGCAATACAAAAAAGTGGAAGCATTTGCAGAATATTTCGCGCCTACTACGGTAAAACAGGTGAACGGAGCGCCGCTGGACGAGGTAGAGGACGAGGAGAATGCAGTTTTCGAGCCGGGCGGGTTACAGGTGATCGAGGAGTTGATTTATAGTGAAGAAAAGCCTGACAAGGCAGAACTCGTGCGGCATGTCCGCAAAATGCAGGTCAATATCAAGCGGATCAAAATGCTCTGGGCCGATATCAGGATCACCGATTCGCATGTGCTTGACGCGCTCCGGCTGGAACTGTTCAGACTGATCACGCTCGGTATCTCCGGTTTCGATACACCTGCCTCGGGAAATGCACTGGAAGAGAGTGAAGTGGTGCTCAGCTCTTTGCGGGAATATCTTTCGGCTTACGATCAACTAATGCCTGAATACCAGGCGCTTGATAAAGAAATTGAGCAGGCTATCGCATTTGAGGAAAAAGGCAAAAGCTTCAACGAATTCGACCGGGCAACTTTCATCGCCGACCACATTAATCCCCTATGCATAAAGCTGCACCAAAATCAAAAGCTGTCAAAAATACCCTTCATCAACGATCGAAAACTATTGAAAGGCAGCGTAGCTACCTTATTTGACAAAGGCGCCTACGATCCGGAAGCATTGGTCGGTAATCCAAGATTTAAATCTACCGCCGACCGCGTGGCATTGGGCCAGAAGCTGTTTTATGATGTGCGGCTTTCAGGAAACGGAAAGTCCAGCTGCGGTTCCTGCCACGCACCTGCACTTGCCTATACCGACGGGTTCAAAACCAGCAAGGGCTTTTCGGGGGCGGAAATCAGCCGCAATGCGCCGACAATCAAATATGCAGCATTGCAGCAGGCGATGTTTTACGATCTCCGCTCTCCTTCGCTGGAAGACCAGGCTTCCGATGTGATCCATAATACGGCAGAAATGCACGGTTCTCTGGACAAAATCACGCAAATGATCACCTCGGACCAGGAATATGATCAGCTGTTTAAAAAAGCTTATCCGGAAATCGACGCAGTGCAGCCTGTTTATGTTCAAAATGCGCTGGCCAGCTTTGTGCGCTCGCTCAGTCCGTTCGATTCGCCATTTGATCAATATATGCGTGGAAACAAGCTAGCCTTAACCGACAGTCAGGTGGCTGGTTTTAACCTTTTTATGGGAAAAGCACGCTGTGGTACCTGTCATTTCGTGCCGCTATTCAATGGCACCGTACCGCCGGACTACCAGCGCACCGAATCGGAAGTACTCGGCGCTACCCGGGATGCCGACTGGAAGCACCCTGTTATGGATGCCGACAAGGGAAGGGGCGCCTACAACCGCTTTCCGCAATGGCAGCATGCGTTCAAAACAAGTTCGCTTCGCAATATCGCCAAAACCGCTCCCTTTATGCATAACGGCGCATTGGCTACCTTGCAGGAAGTGATGGAATTTTATAACGAAGGGGGAGGCGCAGGGCTTGGCCTCGAAGTCCCAAATCAGACGCTGGCACCGGATAAATTGCAGCTGACACAGACGGAAATCCAGCATGTGGTCGATTTTATGGAAAGCCTTACCGATACTTCGCTTTGA
- a CDS encoding histone deacetylase family protein translates to MFPIAYNPIYKYPVPEGHRFPMDKYELLPLQLLREGFVEQSDFFDPEPIAMQPVYAVHGKEYIDRFVRCKLSKQEMRRIGFEQSPLLVERELRITNGTVEGALKAFETGIAFNIAGGTHHAGRDQGEGFCMINDHAVAAQYLLDHGKAKQILIIDLDVHQGNGTANIFQDQPEVFTFSMHGKNNYPFRKEKSDLDLPLQDRIEDAEYLQILANTLPGLVERVKPDFIFYQAGVDILQTDKIGRMSCTARGCQLRDEMVLQLAASRGIPVQCSMGGGYSPQLKTIIEAHTNTFRVAAKLFS, encoded by the coding sequence ATGTTTCCAATCGCTTACAACCCCATTTATAAATACCCGGTACCGGAGGGGCATCGGTTTCCGATGGATAAATATGAGCTGTTGCCTTTGCAGCTGCTGCGGGAGGGGTTCGTGGAACAAAGCGATTTTTTTGACCCGGAACCTATCGCGATGCAACCGGTTTATGCCGTGCATGGGAAGGAATATATCGACCGGTTTGTGCGATGCAAGTTGAGCAAACAGGAAATGCGACGGATCGGTTTTGAGCAGTCGCCCCTGTTGGTGGAGCGGGAATTGCGGATCACGAACGGAACCGTTGAAGGAGCGCTGAAAGCATTCGAAACAGGCATTGCATTCAATATAGCCGGCGGCACGCACCATGCCGGGCGCGACCAGGGGGAAGGATTTTGTATGATCAACGACCACGCAGTTGCTGCGCAATATCTGCTGGACCACGGAAAGGCAAAACAAATACTCATCATCGATCTCGATGTACATCAGGGAAACGGAACGGCTAATATTTTCCAGGACCAGCCTGAGGTATTCACGTTTTCGATGCACGGAAAAAATAATTATCCGTTCCGTAAAGAGAAAAGTGACCTGGACTTGCCACTGCAAGACAGGATAGAAGATGCCGAGTACCTTCAAATTTTAGCAAATACATTGCCCGGACTCGTCGAAAGAGTTAAGCCTGATTTTATATTTTACCAGGCCGGAGTGGATATTTTACAAACCGACAAAATTGGCCGGATGTCCTGCACTGCGCGGGGTTGCCAGTTGCGTGACGAGATGGTATTGCAGCTCGCCGCCAGTCGTGGTATTCCGGTGCAATGCAGTATGGGGGGAGGCTATTCCCCGCAGCTCAAAACGATCATCGAGGCGCACACCAATACATTCCGCGTCGCGGCAAAGCTATTTTCATAA
- a CDS encoding response regulator: protein MTHFKLIIVENDDDERFFMKEEFQAFGAFEILGDFINGDTLLEWMKEHPVDLPDIVLSDLNMPGKNGYDILSFIRSEPEYAHIRVVITSTSSVISVREKCLAMGATDYLIKPEIFVDYGAYVKEFYQKMERS, encoded by the coding sequence ATGACACACTTTAAACTGATCATTGTAGAAAACGACGACGACGAGCGCTTTTTCATGAAAGAGGAGTTTCAGGCTTTTGGCGCGTTCGAGATTTTGGGTGACTTCATCAATGGCGATACATTACTGGAATGGATGAAAGAACATCCGGTCGATCTGCCCGATATCGTTCTTTCCGACTTGAATATGCCCGGTAAAAACGGCTACGATATCCTTTCATTTATCAGATCGGAGCCGGAATATGCGCATATCCGGGTGGTGATCACTTCCACTTCTTCCGTGATTTCTGTCCGCGAAAAGTGCCTGGCAATGGGCGCGACAGACTATCTGATCAAACCGGAGATATTTGTGGACTATGGTGCTTATGTAAAAGAATTTTATCAAAAAATGGAGCGGAGCTGA
- a CDS encoding DUF4249 domain-containing protein, with translation MKNARILTAVLLLFALPFLTDGCIEPFSPPEINSDENYLVVDGFFNVGGTDTSRIALRRTQNINQAAQPIIEKGATITVENEAGESYPFTESGEGQYLLPPQSYGMTDKYRLRINTEDGREYLSEYVAVNRTPAIDSLTYKLDAARNEVTFYVNTHDAQNRTQFYRWKFEETWEYDATYYSALEVIDEQVVIRKDNINKCWGNTRSGSILLGSTIRLSSDIIKNLPLNRVPVSTNKLFIKYSILVRQYGLSRPAFEYWTDLAKTTQATGSLFDPQPSQVTGNIRSVSDPGDLVFGYFSAATEETRRLTITPKLGIFPRCTEPDTIPVRCQGRDDDCALNTAQLLLTYWGPRADSVLVASSNCTDCRTAGGTTTRPSFW, from the coding sequence GTGAAAAACGCCAGGATACTTACCGCGGTTCTGTTACTTTTTGCGCTGCCATTTCTAACAGATGGTTGTATAGAGCCTTTTTCCCCACCGGAAATCAATTCAGACGAAAATTACCTGGTCGTTGACGGGTTTTTCAATGTCGGCGGGACGGACACGAGCCGGATAGCATTACGAAGGACACAAAATATCAATCAGGCTGCCCAGCCGATCATTGAGAAGGGAGCCACTATTACCGTGGAAAATGAAGCCGGAGAATCATACCCATTTACAGAGTCCGGGGAGGGCCAGTATCTGCTGCCACCCCAATCTTATGGTATGACTGACAAATACAGGCTACGGATTAACACTGAAGACGGCCGTGAATACCTTTCTGAATATGTGGCAGTGAACCGCACACCTGCTATCGACAGCCTTACCTACAAGCTGGATGCCGCCAGAAACGAAGTGACATTTTATGTGAATACCCACGATGCGCAGAACCGCACGCAATTTTACAGGTGGAAATTCGAAGAGACCTGGGAGTATGATGCAACGTATTACTCCGCTCTGGAAGTGATTGATGAGCAGGTGGTCATCCGGAAAGATAATATCAACAAATGCTGGGGGAATACCAGGTCGGGCAGTATTTTGCTTGGCAGTACCATCAGGCTTAGCAGTGATATCATTAAAAACCTGCCGTTGAACCGGGTACCTGTATCTACCAATAAACTTTTCATTAAATACAGCATCCTGGTCAGGCAATACGGACTTTCCCGGCCTGCTTTCGAATATTGGACAGACCTTGCCAAGACTACCCAGGCAACGGGAAGCCTTTTTGATCCGCAGCCATCGCAGGTAACGGGTAACATCAGAAGCGTTTCTGATCCCGGCGATCTTGTTTTTGGTTATTTCAGCGCTGCCACAGAAGAAACCCGCAGACTGACCATTACGCCAAAGCTGGGTATTTTTCCGAGATGTACCGAGCCTGATACCATTCCGGTAAGATGCCAGGGCAGGGACGATGATTGTGCATTGAACACCGCCCAGCTATTGCTGACCTACTGGGGCCCGCGTGCGGATTCCGTATTGGTAGCATCTTCAAATTGTACAGACTGCCGCACCGCCGGCGGTACCACTACCAGGCCTTCGTTCTGGTAA
- a CDS encoding endonuclease/exonuclease/phosphatase family protein produces MIRHLLGKRYAYCGFLLLMLWPSVEFKGTFGAISIKHAHDPVLTDTSQNGRFSVLTYNIAGLPEIISSAQTERAASIAEIGKRLNPFDIVHVQEDFHYHTELYTSGNAHPYRTESKGNIPFGDGLNTLSRYPISFIKRIPWNDCTGADCLTPKGFTHSRVQIGKALFIDLYNIHSNAFNDPEAAAARRKNIDQLSSFIKDHSAGNAVIVMGDLNGRYQFASDNIQKLLNNNDLRDAWVMLRNKGQLPVASSKLPPRDILHLTENTESIDKILFRSSDALELFPTRYALHANLFENQTGEPLSDHLPVGLTFNWKLRKSL; encoded by the coding sequence GTGATCAGACACCTTCTTGGCAAACGTTACGCCTATTGCGGTTTCTTGCTCCTGATGCTCTGGCCCAGCGTTGAGTTCAAGGGCACTTTCGGTGCAATTTCAATAAAGCACGCGCACGATCCGGTGCTGACGGACACCTCGCAAAACGGTCGTTTTTCAGTACTTACCTACAATATTGCCGGCTTACCGGAGATCATTTCCAGCGCGCAGACGGAACGGGCGGCCAGCATTGCCGAGATCGGTAAGCGGTTGAACCCTTTTGATATCGTGCATGTGCAGGAAGATTTCCACTACCATACCGAGCTGTACACCTCAGGTAATGCACACCCCTACCGGACTGAATCGAAAGGCAATATTCCTTTCGGTGACGGGCTGAATACGCTTTCCCGGTACCCCATTTCATTTATCAAACGGATTCCGTGGAATGATTGCACCGGCGCGGATTGTCTTACCCCAAAAGGCTTCACCCACTCGCGGGTACAGATCGGCAAAGCGCTTTTTATCGATTTGTACAACATTCATTCAAATGCATTCAACGACCCGGAAGCAGCGGCGGCCCGGCGGAAGAATATTGATCAATTATCCTCATTTATAAAAGATCATTCTGCGGGAAACGCGGTGATCGTGATGGGTGATCTGAATGGGCGCTATCAGTTTGCGTCAGACAATATTCAAAAACTATTGAATAACAATGACTTGCGCGACGCCTGGGTAATGCTCCGAAACAAGGGCCAGCTTCCAGTGGCTTCGTCCAAACTTCCTCCACGCGATATTCTGCACCTGACAGAAAACACTGAGTCGATCGATAAGATCCTATTTCGCAGCAGCGACGCGCTGGAACTCTTCCCTACCCGGTACGCGCTGCATGCCAACCTCTTTGAAAATCAGACGGGTGAGCCGCTGTCAGACCATCTTCCCGTCGGGCTGACTTTCAACTGGAAACTTCGGAAAAGTTTATGA
- a CDS encoding tryptophan-rich sensory protein: MQKTLQMANIIALIATIVVNYLSNTGLFNNETMASVSASYENLFTPAGYAFSIWGFIYLGLAGFVIHQSKGLFNRNRKTPDVVNRIGWTFVLSCVANCLWVIAWLYDYTGLSVLIMIALLACLIRIVLATRMQMDIISFKQIALESWPFAFYLGWINVALIANIAAYLTKTGWSGFGLPAQAWTIGMILAAAAINIFITWKRNLRESAMVGVWALVAVAVANWNGAQPIVYAAIGAAVIVFISANIHGYRNKGRQWIINKPGVRQI, translated from the coding sequence ATGCAAAAGACCTTGCAAATGGCGAATATCATCGCATTGATCGCGACGATTGTCGTGAATTACCTTTCCAATACCGGGCTCTTTAATAACGAAACGATGGCGTCGGTATCAGCATCTTACGAAAACCTGTTTACGCCGGCAGGCTATGCATTTTCGATCTGGGGATTTATTTATCTGGGATTGGCCGGCTTTGTGATCCACCAGAGTAAGGGATTGTTTAATCGTAACCGTAAAACGCCCGACGTTGTGAACAGGATCGGGTGGACATTTGTACTTTCCTGTGTCGCAAACTGCCTGTGGGTAATCGCCTGGCTTTATGATTATACCGGTTTGTCGGTACTGATCATGATCGCATTACTGGCTTGCCTGATCCGCATTGTGCTGGCAACAAGAATGCAGATGGATATTATTTCTTTCAAACAAATTGCGCTGGAAAGCTGGCCGTTTGCATTTTACCTGGGCTGGATCAATGTAGCATTGATCGCAAATATCGCAGCTTATCTTACCAAGACGGGCTGGTCAGGCTTCGGTCTCCCGGCGCAAGCCTGGACGATCGGCATGATTCTGGCCGCTGCGGCGATTAATATATTCATCACCTGGAAACGCAACCTGCGCGAGTCGGCAATGGTGGGTGTTTGGGCGTTGGTAGCGGTAGCAGTTGCAAACTGGAACGGGGCGCAACCGATCGTATACGCTGCTATCGGGGCTGCGGTGATTGTATTTATAAGTGCCAATATCCACGGTTACCGGAACAAGGGCCGGCAATGGATTATCAACAAGCCGGGGGTAAGACAGATTTAA
- a CDS encoding MutS-related protein, with translation MTSSSAQKTHPDIKTGFFNFSQIEKYFLKASQEDVFHQINDRTFQDLDMADVFRFADRTVSSVGQQYLYHMMRTIPPDTDRNEKLESTIRIFKKNPELRTALTKEIARLDQKDAYYITSLFQEQYMQRPKWFWLIQCLSGISVLSVVLAFFFPQILIFLIVLLPVNLGIHYWNKNNLYRYGSSLPQLVLLNKTARHILKTAEFAGSGPDLHKSVKILDKLGLSMSVFKIEAKLQSEIGQFVEYFIELIKALFLIEPVLLFATLRMLDSRRKDIGNVYHFVAGIDVALSVMNLRESVPYSCEPTIGANNSKLIIREVYHPLIFEGVANDISLDPKSALLTGSNMSGKTTFIRTVGINAILGQTINTCLAEEFIMPFIKIHSSIRISDDLLSDKSYYFEEVSAVKQLLEESKSGACNLFLLDELFKGTNSVERIAVGKSVLSYLGQAGNFVLVSTHDRELADYLTETFAIYHFTEVINGNDIRFDYKIKPGKLATTNAIRILELNNYPPEVVHEALRLSAEMKVGNHILKHQPDKSSNRTP, from the coding sequence ATGACATCCTCCTCTGCTCAAAAAACACATCCTGATATTAAAACGGGCTTTTTCAATTTCAGCCAGATCGAGAAATACTTCCTGAAAGCCAGTCAGGAAGATGTTTTCCACCAAATCAATGACCGGACTTTCCAGGATCTCGACATGGCGGATGTGTTCAGGTTCGCCGATCGCACCGTTTCTTCTGTCGGCCAGCAATATCTGTATCACATGATGCGCACAATTCCGCCGGATACAGATCGCAACGAAAAACTGGAAAGTACTATTCGTATTTTTAAGAAAAACCCTGAATTACGAACCGCCCTGACCAAAGAAATTGCCAGGCTCGATCAAAAGGATGCATATTACATTACTTCGCTTTTTCAGGAGCAATACATGCAGAGACCGAAATGGTTCTGGCTTATTCAGTGCCTTTCGGGTATCAGCGTGCTTTCGGTCGTGCTCGCTTTCTTTTTCCCGCAAATCCTGATTTTTCTGATCGTCCTGCTACCTGTTAACCTTGGCATCCATTATTGGAACAAAAATAATCTGTACCGGTATGGCAGCTCGCTTCCGCAGCTGGTGCTGCTCAACAAAACAGCGCGGCACATATTGAAAACTGCGGAATTTGCAGGTAGCGGCCCCGATTTACATAAGTCGGTCAAAATACTCGATAAGCTGGGCTTATCTATGTCCGTATTCAAAATTGAAGCGAAACTGCAAAGTGAGATCGGTCAGTTTGTTGAATATTTTATTGAACTGATCAAGGCACTTTTTCTGATAGAACCGGTATTGCTTTTTGCCACATTGAGAATGCTCGATTCCAGAAGGAAGGATATCGGCAATGTGTATCATTTCGTAGCCGGCATCGATGTTGCGCTCTCGGTCATGAACCTGCGTGAAAGTGTCCCTTACTCCTGCGAGCCAACAATTGGCGCTAACAATAGTAAATTGATTATCAGAGAAGTATATCACCCGCTAATCTTCGAAGGAGTAGCAAACGACATCAGCCTGGACCCGAAGTCTGCCCTGCTTACCGGTTCGAATATGTCGGGAAAAACAACCTTTATCCGCACTGTCGGCATTAATGCTATTCTTGGCCAGACCATCAATACCTGCCTCGCGGAAGAATTCATCATGCCTTTTATAAAAATTCACTCTTCCATCCGGATATCGGACGATTTGCTGAGCGACAAAAGTTATTATTTCGAAGAGGTAAGTGCCGTGAAGCAGTTGCTGGAGGAAAGCAAATCAGGCGCCTGCAACCTTTTTCTGCTGGATGAACTATTCAAAGGTACTAATTCGGTAGAAAGGATCGCGGTAGGAAAATCGGTGCTCAGCTATCTGGGACAGGCCGGTAATTTCGTCCTGGTTTCGACACATGACCGGGAGCTGGCCGATTACCTGACAGAAACTTTTGCCATTTATCATTTTACCGAAGTGATCAATGGAAACGACATCCGGTTTGACTACAAGATCAAACCCGGGAAACTGGCAACTACCAATGCGATCAGGATACTTGAATTGAACAACTACCCTCCGGAAGTGGTGCATGAGGCGCTCAGGCTGTCGGCGGAAATGAAAGTTGGGAATCACATTTTAAAACACCAGCCGGACAAATCATCAAACCGAACTCCCTGA
- a CDS encoding glycerophosphodiester phosphodiesterase codes for MKKPTSAANRYVFQHLLKYMPVLAFLLLSELVASAQAVRLIAHRGGVVDSTYTENSLPALMQAAKEGYAMIETDVRVTKDGQLIANHDADFKRFYGLDKRVVDMEWSDVKKLKSTLDGGSPVLLEDVFRFCREHQMGVMLDNKIRGMDVKLFEKLIALVEKYQLRESALMIGTDESTDFFTGKIRLSCSRKQLEENMQKTGYKSENYFFFERPANLSVGDVKWAKSLGIVTIAAINTYHYRDSKDALSDAREDCKRMLGFGVTTFQIDSEYRKFLVN; via the coding sequence ATGAAAAAGCCAACCAGTGCTGCAAATAGATACGTATTTCAACATTTGCTTAAATATATGCCGGTTCTGGCGTTTTTGCTGTTGTCAGAACTGGTTGCGAGTGCACAGGCAGTGCGGCTGATTGCCCACCGGGGCGGTGTAGTGGACAGCACTTACACCGAAAACAGCCTGCCGGCATTAATGCAGGCTGCAAAAGAAGGTTACGCGATGATCGAAACGGATGTAAGGGTTACCAAAGACGGCCAGTTGATCGCCAATCATGACGCTGATTTCAAAAGATTTTACGGCCTGGATAAACGTGTCGTTGATATGGAATGGAGCGACGTTAAAAAATTAAAAAGCACACTCGACGGCGGCAGCCCTGTTTTGCTGGAAGATGTTTTCCGGTTTTGCCGCGAACATCAGATGGGTGTGATGCTGGACAACAAGATCAGGGGAATGGACGTGAAGCTGTTTGAAAAACTCATAGCCCTTGTTGAAAAATATCAGCTGCGCGAATCAGCTTTGATGATCGGGACGGACGAATCGACGGATTTTTTTACGGGAAAAATCAGACTGAGTTGTTCGAGAAAACAGCTGGAAGAAAACATGCAAAAAACCGGCTACAAAAGCGAAAATTACTTTTTCTTCGAGCGGCCCGCCAATCTTAGCGTCGGAGATGTGAAGTGGGCGAAGTCGCTCGGGATTGTCACAATTGCCGCGATCAACACCTATCACTACCGCGATTCGAAAGATGCCCTTTCCGACGCGCGAGAGGATTGCAAAAGAATGCTCGGTTTCGGCGTCACAACCTTTCAGATCGATTCTGAATACCGGAAGTTCCTCGTGAATTGA
- a CDS encoding PAS domain S-box protein, whose translation MSTPQVTLLENLPDAVLQLDNFGNIQYCNAAATALTGYNKNELLGKPLNLLTLNQYDNFKTTYELGIAAAKGIFVVNNWNKTKDDRKYWAEVTISPLPQSSEQPSTFVCIIRDITERKMEEAALIENEERFRLLVEGVQDYSIYMLDVNGNIVTWNEGGQHLTGYISNEIIGKHFSIFYNPNDLVDDKPAKELETAKRTGRYEEQGWRVKKNGSVFWASIVLTAVYNRENKLIGFSKVTKDLTEQNREEAALRQSEERYRLLVEQVTDYAIFMMDEKGRIASWNEGARRIKGYEHQEVIGKYFSMFYPEEEIFNNKPAYELKVARQEGKYEEEGWRIRKDGTQFWANVVITAVYNADRVLVGFSKVTRDLTDRKIAEQAERDSAEKYRQIARELETINTELSRTNNDLEQFTSIVSHDLQEPLRTVKSFLHLITDRISKGRFDELNLYVSKSIFAANRMKELIENLLSYSQVSKGQISTQSWSLDELLEHVIQNLKGSIDAAGASITIEKDEAEMITGDKVQLMQLLQNLLSNAIKFTNGHEPNIRLNISRENGNLRISVTDNGIGMDPESTRMIFDPFRRLHNARNYPGAGMGLAICKKVVERHCGRLWVESQPGNGSTFHFTLWETGPKQPKTHDTL comes from the coding sequence ATGTCTACACCCCAGGTTACGTTACTGGAAAATTTACCTGATGCCGTTTTACAATTGGATAACTTCGGGAATATCCAGTATTGCAACGCCGCGGCCACGGCGCTCACGGGCTACAATAAAAACGAACTGTTAGGCAAGCCCCTTAACCTGCTGACCCTGAACCAGTATGACAATTTCAAAACAACTTACGAACTCGGCATTGCCGCTGCAAAAGGGATTTTTGTCGTAAACAACTGGAACAAGACAAAAGACGACAGGAAGTATTGGGCTGAGGTCACGATTTCCCCGCTACCCCAATCCTCTGAGCAACCGTCCACATTTGTGTGCATTATTCGTGACATTACGGAACGGAAAATGGAAGAAGCCGCGCTGATCGAAAATGAGGAGCGATTTCGTTTACTGGTGGAAGGTGTGCAGGATTATTCTATTTACATGCTGGATGTCAACGGGAATATTGTCACGTGGAATGAAGGCGGCCAGCACCTTACCGGTTATATTTCCAATGAAATTATCGGAAAACACTTTTCCATTTTTTATAACCCCAACGATCTTGTCGACGATAAACCCGCCAAAGAACTGGAAACTGCGAAGCGCACAGGCAGGTATGAAGAGCAGGGTTGGCGGGTCAAAAAGAACGGCTCTGTGTTCTGGGCGAGTATCGTGCTTACAGCGGTTTATAACAGAGAGAACAAGCTGATCGGCTTTTCAAAGGTAACCAAGGACCTTACAGAGCAAAACCGCGAAGAGGCTGCCCTGAGACAAAGCGAGGAACGGTACCGTTTGCTGGTTGAGCAGGTTACCGATTACGCCATTTTTATGATGGACGAAAAAGGCAGGATCGCAAGCTGGAACGAGGGCGCCAGAAGGATAAAGGGCTATGAACACCAGGAAGTGATCGGCAAATACTTCTCCATGTTTTATCCCGAAGAAGAAATTTTCAATAACAAACCCGCTTATGAGCTGAAAGTGGCGCGCCAGGAAGGAAAATACGAGGAAGAGGGCTGGCGCATACGAAAGGACGGCACGCAGTTCTGGGCCAACGTGGTTATTACGGCAGTTTATAATGCCGACAGGGTCCTGGTCGGGTTTTCCAAGGTTACCAGAGACCTTACCGACCGCAAGATAGCGGAGCAGGCGGAGCGGGACAGTGCCGAAAAATACCGCCAGATCGCTCGTGAGCTTGAAACAATCAATACAGAACTTTCGCGTACCAACAACGACCTGGAACAATTTACCTCCATCGTGTCCCACGATTTGCAGGAGCCATTAAGAACGGTAAAAAGCTTCCTGCACCTGATCACGGACAGGATTTCAAAGGGAAGATTTGATGAGCTGAACCTGTACGTAAGCAAATCCATTTTTGCCGCAAACCGCATGAAGGAGCTGATTGAAAACTTGCTTAGTTACTCGCAGGTGAGCAAAGGGCAGATCAGCACCCAAAGCTGGTCGCTGGACGAGCTGCTTGAACACGTGATACAAAATCTGAAAGGCTCGATCGACGCAGCCGGTGCATCCATCACGATTGAGAAGGACGAAGCCGAAATGATCACCGGCGACAAAGTCCAGCTGATGCAGCTTCTTCAAAACCTGCTCAGCAATGCGATTAAATTCACCAACGGGCACGAACCGAATATCAGACTGAATATCAGCCGTGAAAACGGGAACCTCCGAATCTCGGTTACCGACAATGGAATTGGGATGGACCCGGAAAGTACGCGCATGATTTTTGATCCTTTCAGAAGGCTTCACAATGCCAGGAATTACCCTGGCGCTGGCATGGGTCTTGCAATCTGTAAAAAAGTTGTGGAGCGGCATTGCGGCAGGCTGTGGGTTGAATCGCAGCCAGGTAATGGAAGTACTTTTCACTTTACGCTCTGGGAAACGGGGCCAAAACAACCCAAAACGCATGACACACTTTAA